In the genome of Brevinematales bacterium, the window CAACTTTCGCCTTGAATTCCGCTGAATGCTTGGTTCGCTGTGACATTGTTTTTCTCCTTCTGTATTTTACAATATCCACAGCAAAATTTCACCTTAACTGCCTGTCCAGTTTTTGGGGCGCATTATAATGTTTGATTCTTCAACTTGGGGTACTTATGTACCTTTCACATATGGAGGAGCATATCACAATAAAGAAAAAATTGGGACACAACAAGTTGAATTTGCTCCCAATAGATGGCACGAACCATTGTCATCTCAATTTGGAAAAGAGAAAAAGGATTATATGAAATATTTTATATTACCAAAGTACTAGGGAGAAAAGAATATGAAAATATTTTCATTTATATTTATTGTATTGCTTATATCAAATTGCGGTAATAGTATTAATTCAAAGGAATTATTTGTACAAAAAAACTGGGTAGGATATACTCAATACTTTACTAATCAGAATAATGAATTGTTGTTGGAAGATACATATTATAATAGGTTCTACAAAGTGAAAATTGATAAAGATTTAATAAATCTTGAAATAACAGATATTACTAATGGTTATATTAATTTTTTTAATAATTATCAAGTTGAATGGGAAGATTTAAAAGCTAAACTTGAAGGATTAAAAAAGGTAAATGAGGATGTACTTTTTCACCAAAAAGTGAATAATAACTATTATATATTAAACCTAATGAAAGATTTATACCAAGTTGGTGAACCAGAAACCTATTTAGGAATATTCAACGGAAAAACTATTGAAAGAATTAAACTGTTTTGGAAAGGAAAACAACTAGCGACTGCATATGGTTTAGAAGATTGTCAAATCTCGTACGATAATACTACAGGAAGTATATATTTTTGTGCGTTAACGGAAGAAGAAAATAAATATAAAGGGGTGTTTAAATATATCATAAAAAATAAAATTTTATCTTTAGTGGTTAAGTCTCCGAAAAGAATATTTGAAGTAATGAAAATTCCCGGGACTGATATTCTGATTTTTTTTGAAGAAGATAAAGGTCTAGTCTTCTACCGCGACACAGTGACGGAGGATTAAATCTCCTGCGCGTAGTATAACCCCCGTCCGCGCCGAGTCGTCCATTCCGGTTTTTCCGCCGCCGACCGGCGCGGGGTGGCTTGCCCTCGTTCTTTGAACGGGGGCGCGTGCGCAATACGACCTGCCGTATAGACAAGTGGCGCGTATGCGAAAAGTCGAGCCGTAGAACGCCCCGGTCTCAATTCCGCTCAGAAGCAGAGCCGGCGGTTATGAACCGGTATGCGGGCGAAGCGGAGACGGGGCGTAACTCGCGCGAAATGTCCGCGAAAAGCCCCGGCGGGGTTTGCGTCGCACAACGCCCTTTGTCGGCTTCCCCGGTAGTAAGAAGCGCTTTAAAGCGCGGGGGAAAAAGGGAAACTGCCCGAAACCGAATGCCCCGCGAAAAGCGCGGCATAGAGGCAGGGAAAAGGCAACAGCCGGGGAATGAAAGAATTTTTTATTCTATCTTTGTTTTTTGGCTGTTCTGATTTTATCCCCGCGTTTTTGAGCGCCTTTACTTCCCGAGATAACGACAAAGGGCGTTTGTTCGAGCAAGCCGTAAGGCGAAGCGAGTTACGCCTGACTCGTTATCTCGGGCTTTTCTTATAAGCGAAATCGCGCGGGGAACCTCTTTCTTTGTTACCTTTCTTTCTGGGTTCGCAGAAAGAAAGGTAACTCCCAGAAATACTTTATGAGGGGGATAAAAAGGGTTATGCCTTAAATAAGTTTCCTCACGGATTTGTTCCCCGACTATGCTCGGGGCGCGCTCAAATACTCCATTGCCGCGATCGAACGCAGGCTGAAGATAAGTATCGGAATGAGTCTTACGTAATGGGATTAGCTCCACGCAGTGGTTGCAGACAGGCGGATGATAAACTGACTGCACATCGTAATGGGATTGCCGTCACGCAGTGACCCTATTGCGGTTTCGGCATGAGCTGTTGGAGGGAGATTTTCTCGAGGAGGGCGTAGGTCTCGGGGAGTTTGTTCAATACGTCGTCATACACCTCGGTGACCGAGATCAGGTCGTGCTCCTTAAAAAGGATGAAGTACAGCGTATCGCTCATCCCCTCGAATACGAAGACGCTTTTTCCCTCGGGGAACGCGTCACGGCGGAGGAACGCGATTTTCGCGATATACCCGGACATCTGCGCGATTTTCGGTTTCAGCTTGAAATGGTACAGGAAGAAGACCTTCGTTTTCAGGAAAAAGTTTTTAATCCGTGTGCCGATGTTTTTAAAAAATCCGCTCATACTTCCTCATTATTGAATGTTTGAATTCTCCCGAACGACCGAAAAGAAAAGTAAGATACCAGACTATCGGCGCTATCGAACACCTATCGAGAACCGTCTGTATATTCAGAACTCTATATCCCGTCACGGGCTGACACGCTAATATTAGCTGCTTCTTCATATCGGGACTGTTCGCGCTCAGTGCGGTATGCTTTTAAATATTCGCCGATGTAATCCGTCACGGGCGAACGGCTTCACCGAGTAATCTTTTTCAAATCGGGACTGTTCGCACTCAGTGCGGTATGCTTTTAAATATTCCGCCGATGTAATCCGTCACGGGCGAACGGCTTCACCGAGTAATTTTTTCAAATCGGGACTGCACGCACTCAGTGCGGTATGCTTTTAAATATTCCGCCGATGTAATCCGTCACGGGCGAACGGCTTCACCGAGTAATCTTTTTCATATCGGGACTGCACGCACTCAGTGCGGTATGCTTTTAAATATTCGCCGATGTAATCCGTCACGGGCGAACGGCTTCACCGAGTAATCTTTTTCATATCGGGACTGCACGCACTCAGTGCGTCACTTCTTCCAATTGAAGTTGGTCGAGCCGCAACGGGGACAGACCCGGTCGAAATCGTTCTGGTACTCGTCCTCGGTAATCGTGTCCTGCCAATCCTGCCCGCACTCGTCGCATTCCAGAATAACCGGGATATCGCTTTGGACACCCTCGTCGACAAAAATTTTTTCGTCTAAATCGTCGTTCGCAGTGGTATCCTCGTCATCGTCGAGAAGCTCTTCCTCGTCGTCAAGGAAAAGATCGTCGAGATCGTCCATATCGTCATCCAAATCAGTACCCGAATCGTAATCGTCGTTTTCGGGAATGAATTGCTGGATATAATCGAAGTCGTCGAGATCGTCGAATTCCGCGTCATCGGAGAATGAATTATCCAACATGTCCTTCAGGTACATACCTCTATTTCCTTCATGAATCGCTCATTGTTATTTTAATTCCCCGCAGAATTCTGTCAAGAATCTGAGGGCATATTTTTTTGCAAAAAATCACAGGGTAAGTTATAATACACAGCTATAGTGATAAAGCGGAGGATAATTTGCCGGAATCTCAGGCGGATTGCTTATTCTGCAGGATTGCGTCGAAGCAGATAAAGTCCGACATTGTGTATGAGGATGCATTTACGGTGGCGTTTAACGACATCAATCCTCAGGCGCCGGTACATGTCCTGATTATCCCCAAGACGCATTACGCGGCATTGGACGATGTGGACGATCATGGGATTTACGCGCATCTATTCGATACGGTCGCGAAAATAGTCGAACTGAAGAAGCTGAAGAGCGACGGGTATCGGGTGGTGGCGAACTGCGGGAGGGATGGCGGCCAGGCGGTCGGACATATCCATCTTCATGTGCTGGGCGGACGCCCGATGAAGTGGCCCCCCGGATGATGATTAGGTTAACGAACCTGCCGAAGTGTATAGAAGAAACGTTAAAAACTTTTTATAAAGGAGTTGATTTGCATGTTGAGAATCGAAGTCCGGGATAATGAATCCATCGACGGGGTTTTGAAGCGGTTTAAGAAGGAAGTCGAGAAAGACGGTATCCTTACTGAAGAAAAGAAGCATCGCTTTTTCGAGAAGCCTTCCGAAACCCGCAAAAAGAAGATCGCCGCGGTGAAGAGAAAAATCGAAAAGAAAATCCGCAAAATGCGGCAGATGAACCGTTATATATAAATCCTCACGAGGTGCAGGATGGGGTTATTCGAAGATATTCTGAGAGAATATATTGACGCCCGTAAAA includes:
- the rpsU gene encoding 30S ribosomal protein S21; this encodes MLRIEVRDNESIDGVLKRFKKEVEKDGILTEEKKHRFFEKPSETRKKKIAAVKRKIEKKIRKMRQMNRYI
- a CDS encoding histidine triad nucleotide-binding protein, yielding MPESQADCLFCRIASKQIKSDIVYEDAFTVAFNDINPQAPVHVLIIPKTHYAALDDVDDHGIYAHLFDTVAKIVELKKLKSDGYRVVANCGRDGGQAVGHIHLHVLGGRPMKWPPG